In a single window of the Olivibacter sp. SDN3 genome:
- a CDS encoding RNA polymerase sigma factor codes for MQSNYQRFTDKELVTRLRKGDEVAFSEIYERYWDKLFVVSMNRMGDQQDAEECVQDVFHKLWTMRESFGIENENLSAYLGVAVRNQVFNRRLKRYRERLRATSYEIPDTSYPSPELELIVRELQERIDRAIKTLPDQCRIVFEMSRKDGKTNKQIAEELDISENTVKYHLKKANRNIRGNLDILAWIMMFYCFFQK; via the coding sequence ATGCAGTCTAATTACCAACGATTTACTGATAAGGAACTGGTTACCCGTTTGCGAAAGGGCGATGAGGTGGCTTTTTCGGAAATTTACGAGCGGTACTGGGATAAATTGTTTGTAGTATCCATGAACCGGATGGGCGACCAACAAGACGCCGAAGAGTGTGTGCAAGATGTTTTCCATAAGCTATGGACAATGCGGGAGTCGTTCGGCATTGAAAACGAAAACCTGTCAGCATACCTCGGTGTGGCGGTTCGTAACCAAGTTTTCAACAGGCGTTTGAAGCGATATCGGGAACGCTTGCGGGCAACGAGCTATGAAATTCCTGACACCAGTTATCCCTCTCCTGAACTGGAGCTGATTGTTCGTGAGCTTCAGGAACGGATCGACCGGGCAATAAAAACCTTGCCCGACCAATGCCGGATTGTTTTCGAAATGAGCCGAAAGGATGGGAAGACGAACAAACAAATTGCAGAAGAATTGGATATTTCCGAGAATACAGTGAAGTATCACCTGAAAAAAGCCAATCGTAACATCCGGGGAAACCTGGATATCCTAGCCTGGATCATGATGTTTTATTGTTTTTTCCAAAAATGA
- a CDS encoding TonB-dependent receptor, with the protein MKLCLSILLLSFIHVSGSNLLAQHVSIQEKKISIKAVLKQLKAQANIEFLYMADELDDQQKVSINLKNKPLQEVLDACFNDQPVNYTIDGAVVLISRKNTKTITQSPSQQEKTVTGTVHDAYGNPLSGASVTLKNTPSTSTSVQSDGKFSIRVPANGVLMVSYLGFITQEVPIEGKENLQIILDEENAELEEVVVVGYGTVTRKDLTGSVSSVSANQIQDLAVPRLDQALLGKIPGVQVMPVSGAPGAEPQIRVRGVGSISAGSTPLYVVDGFPIDNIQTLNPNDIESMDILKDASATAIYGSRGANGVIIVNTKRGKTGKPVLGFDAYYGLQSISKSPSFMNVQQQAQYYYDGIRNRNIDVNNAISGDPAQWGFTVPQTVLDVLNGTNTTNIDALDYVLQTAPQQQYQLSANGGSENVKYAVSGEFLDQEGIIINSDFRRYSFRSNLDAKLSDKLNIQLNLNGAFTDENRVTESGWGGGANQSIVSQATSAQYYYPVLNNDGSYFIYRDLDASTNLFNPLALATDIKNSVQMARFLGNINASYAFSDSWKLNLMAGATYNSLKDMRFVPQLPAFLNSPPNGTDNTAMTLNWITETTLNYSKTFGDHSLTALVGFSSQQETIKDNFLESNNFPNNLVPYLSAVSGIFTDGSANRNDWSLVSYLSRFNYNYKSKYYLTASVRTDGSSRFGSDSKYGFFPSAAFAWRLSEEGFLRNVEVLNDLKMRLSYGQTGNNNIGNYEHFATVMYYRYNLGGSPVGGYAPDRLANPNLTWEKQRSLNLGVDATLLKNRISVTFDYFNSRNTDLLLNVNVPAITGFNTTLQNIGEVENTGFEFVLNTQNIKTAFTWSTDLNLSTYRNKVLRLGPTGDPIISARHITMIGQPIGMFYGLQTDGVFLNQQELDAGPIYNPGAPDRSRVGDQRFLDVSGPNGVPDGVINSYDYTIIGSPYPDFYYGMTNRFSYKNWNLSISLQGAYGNQITSTANDIRLTTRSRSKTLDTQLNYWRSEADPGDGLTPRPNDAPTGGVRTVSDRYLDSGSYLRINNITLGYMLPSAMVESMKMSSFRIYLSANNPFLFTKNTSFNPDVSTGIDALTPGIDYNNYPLPKSFILGINARF; encoded by the coding sequence ATGAAGCTCTGCCTTTCGATTTTGTTACTTTCGTTCATTCATGTCAGTGGCAGTAACCTGCTGGCACAGCACGTGAGCATACAGGAGAAAAAGATATCCATAAAAGCTGTGCTAAAACAGCTTAAAGCGCAGGCCAATATCGAATTTCTATATATGGCCGATGAGCTGGATGATCAGCAAAAAGTAAGTATTAACTTAAAAAACAAGCCGCTGCAGGAGGTGCTAGATGCATGTTTTAACGACCAGCCGGTAAACTATACCATCGATGGTGCCGTCGTGCTGATCAGCCGGAAGAATACGAAAACTATCACGCAGTCACCTTCCCAGCAAGAGAAGACGGTAACGGGCACGGTGCACGATGCATATGGCAATCCGCTAAGCGGTGCTTCTGTCACCCTGAAAAACACGCCGTCCACCAGCACTTCCGTACAATCGGATGGCAAATTTTCCATCCGCGTGCCGGCTAATGGTGTACTTATGGTTTCGTACTTGGGCTTCATTACGCAGGAGGTTCCAATTGAGGGTAAAGAAAACCTACAAATCATATTGGATGAGGAAAATGCCGAATTGGAAGAGGTCGTTGTTGTAGGCTATGGTACCGTTACCCGTAAAGATCTAACGGGATCCGTATCTTCCGTAAGTGCCAACCAGATACAGGATCTGGCCGTGCCACGATTAGATCAAGCCTTACTGGGTAAAATTCCAGGCGTGCAGGTGATGCCGGTATCCGGAGCACCGGGCGCCGAGCCTCAGATCCGGGTTCGGGGTGTAGGAAGCATTTCAGCAGGTTCCACCCCCCTTTATGTCGTGGATGGGTTTCCAATTGATAATATCCAGACACTGAACCCCAATGACATTGAAAGTATGGATATCTTGAAAGATGCATCGGCTACCGCCATATACGGCTCCAGAGGGGCCAACGGTGTAATCATCGTCAATACCAAAAGGGGGAAGACAGGTAAGCCTGTGCTCGGCTTCGATGCCTATTATGGCTTACAATCCATCTCTAAGTCGCCGAGCTTTATGAACGTACAACAGCAGGCACAATATTATTACGACGGTATACGCAACCGTAATATTGACGTCAACAATGCTATTTCCGGAGACCCCGCGCAATGGGGCTTTACCGTTCCACAGACCGTTCTCGATGTATTAAATGGCACCAATACGACCAATATAGATGCCCTTGATTATGTCTTGCAAACCGCTCCACAGCAACAATACCAGCTTTCGGCGAACGGTGGAAGCGAAAATGTTAAATATGCCGTTAGCGGCGAATTTCTGGATCAGGAAGGTATTATTATTAATAGCGATTTTAGACGCTATTCGTTCAGAAGTAACCTGGATGCCAAACTAAGCGATAAGCTTAACATACAACTCAACCTAAACGGCGCCTTTACTGATGAGAATAGAGTAACCGAAAGTGGCTGGGGCGGTGGAGCCAATCAAAGCATTGTCTCGCAGGCAACGTCCGCCCAATACTATTATCCCGTATTAAATAATGACGGTTCCTATTTCATCTATCGCGACTTAGATGCCTCCACTAACCTTTTTAACCCACTGGCACTCGCCACTGATATCAAAAACTCGGTGCAGATGGCTCGGTTTTTAGGAAATATCAATGCTTCCTACGCCTTTAGCGATTCCTGGAAATTGAATCTCATGGCCGGTGCAACTTACAACAGCTTGAAAGATATGCGATTTGTTCCGCAGCTGCCTGCGTTTTTAAATAGTCCGCCAAACGGAACCGACAATACCGCTATGACCTTAAATTGGATTACAGAAACGACCCTTAATTATAGTAAAACATTTGGTGACCATAGCCTTACAGCATTGGTAGGATTCTCGAGTCAGCAGGAAACGATCAAAGACAATTTTTTGGAAAGCAACAATTTTCCAAACAATTTAGTTCCCTATTTAAGTGCCGTTAGTGGCATTTTTACCGATGGTAGTGCCAACCGAAACGACTGGTCGCTGGTCTCTTACCTATCCCGTTTTAATTATAACTATAAAAGCAAATATTACCTGACTGCCTCGGTAAGAACGGATGGATCTTCGCGTTTCGGCAGCGACAGCAAATATGGATTTTTCCCTTCTGCGGCATTCGCATGGCGGCTTTCTGAAGAAGGATTCCTACGCAATGTGGAGGTATTAAACGACCTTAAAATGCGCCTAAGTTATGGGCAGACCGGCAACAACAACATCGGCAACTACGAGCATTTTGCTACGGTCATGTATTACCGATATAATCTCGGCGGATCTCCGGTAGGCGGCTATGCGCCTGACCGTTTAGCTAACCCCAATTTAACCTGGGAGAAACAACGTTCATTAAACCTGGGGGTGGATGCTACGCTATTGAAAAACAGAATCTCGGTGACGTTCGATTATTTCAACTCGAGGAATACTGACCTACTGCTAAACGTTAACGTTCCAGCCATCACTGGGTTTAACACCACCTTACAAAATATAGGTGAAGTGGAAAATACCGGCTTCGAATTTGTATTAAATACGCAGAATATCAAAACCGCCTTTACTTGGAGTACTGATCTCAACCTATCCACCTACCGCAATAAAGTTTTACGCTTAGGGCCAACTGGCGACCCCATTATCTCTGCCCGCCATATCACGATGATAGGACAGCCCATTGGCATGTTTTACGGTTTACAGACAGATGGTGTTTTCCTTAATCAACAAGAGCTTGATGCGGGCCCGATTTATAATCCTGGAGCACCAGATCGCTCACGGGTGGGAGATCAGCGTTTCCTGGACGTCAGTGGCCCGAATGGTGTTCCTGATGGCGTAATCAACAGCTACGACTATACCATCATCGGCTCCCCTTATCCTGATTTTTATTATGGCATGACCAATCGCTTCTCTTATAAAAACTGGAATCTCAGTATCAGCTTACAAGGCGCTTATGGCAATCAGATTACCAGCACGGCCAACGACATACGCCTTACCACCCGCTCAAGGAGTAAGACGCTTGACACACAACTAAATTACTGGCGTTCGGAAGCCGATCCGGGAGATGGCCTGACACCGCGTCCGAACGATGCGCCTACGGGGGGAGTGCGTACCGTAAGCGACCGATACCTTGACTCTGGCAGTTACCTGCGTATTAATAACATAACACTAGGCTATATGCTTCCATCTGCTATGGTAGAAAGTATGAAAATGAGTTCATTCCGGATTTATCTCAGTGCAAATAACCCATTCTTGTTTACAAAAAACACCTCATTCAATCCAGACGTAAGCACTGGGATCGATGCACTCACCCCGGGGATTGATTACAATAACTATCCACTACCGAAGAGTTTTATCTTAGGAATTAATGCCCGTTTTTAA
- a CDS encoding RagB/SusD family nutrient uptake outer membrane protein, giving the protein MNTIYQNSKRLYFRGLLFFLLTLSVSCSKNFIDLAPESTTTTDLLYQTDSHFQDAVNACYTAMQEQYQNFWIFADVPGEDVAQEVVKNDAWYFADAFTMPDNVEMLHDTWSNYYVVINRANIILEKIEEADESLLQSKDRHIGEAKFLRAMAYFDLVRIFGGVPLITQTLAPHDAYAIGRTDVQQVYNELIIPDLLDAAARLPRSYSGTHIGRATSGAALAMLGRVYLTTGDFVNAELTLQEVTTMGYALLPHFEDLYDYGLDEHHSEYIFDIEYEEGLGNQGSVFTHRFMPNSSAMADFYDIRGGELSETFSPTDQLRALFIEEDQRRDITVGVSGGFYDASGSFQRLPQATSQNYTKKYITPVQLVNDSRANWKVIRYADVLLMYAEALNENGKTSEALAPLNAVRSRAGLSPYDLSAPDDIREKIYLERRMELAFEGHRWFDLLRTGRALDVLAPLGMQSFRVLFPIPLSQIQVINNPAIFPQNPGYN; this is encoded by the coding sequence ATGAATACAATATATCAAAACAGTAAACGATTATACTTTCGAGGATTACTTTTCTTTTTATTGACCTTGAGTGTATCCTGTAGCAAGAACTTTATCGATCTGGCTCCCGAGTCAACCACCACCACGGATCTTTTATATCAAACCGACAGTCATTTTCAAGATGCTGTTAATGCTTGTTATACCGCCATGCAGGAGCAGTACCAGAATTTCTGGATTTTTGCGGATGTTCCGGGAGAGGATGTGGCCCAGGAAGTTGTTAAAAACGATGCCTGGTATTTTGCTGACGCCTTCACTATGCCGGATAATGTAGAGATGTTACACGATACCTGGAGCAATTATTACGTGGTTATCAACCGCGCCAATATCATTTTGGAGAAAATAGAGGAAGCGGACGAGTCCCTGCTGCAAAGTAAAGACCGACATATAGGGGAAGCAAAATTCCTTCGCGCTATGGCTTACTTTGACCTGGTGCGGATATTCGGAGGAGTACCCCTCATCACACAAACCCTGGCGCCTCACGATGCTTACGCAATTGGACGGACCGACGTACAGCAGGTATATAACGAACTGATCATACCCGATCTGCTTGATGCCGCCGCTCGTTTGCCGCGCAGTTACAGCGGAACACATATCGGCCGTGCCACTTCCGGAGCAGCCCTGGCAATGCTTGGACGCGTATACCTCACAACTGGTGATTTTGTGAATGCAGAGCTTACTTTACAGGAAGTAACCACAATGGGTTACGCCCTGTTACCCCACTTTGAAGACCTTTATGATTATGGACTTGATGAACATCACAGTGAGTACATATTTGATATAGAATACGAGGAAGGTCTGGGTAACCAGGGTAGCGTTTTTACCCATCGCTTTATGCCGAATTCCTCCGCAATGGCCGATTTTTATGATATCAGAGGAGGGGAGCTATCAGAGACATTTTCACCGACCGACCAATTACGAGCACTCTTTATAGAAGAAGATCAGCGTCGTGATATAACCGTTGGTGTATCTGGTGGATTTTATGATGCCAGCGGGAGCTTTCAGCGCTTACCTCAAGCTACCTCACAGAACTATACTAAAAAATATATTACTCCGGTACAGCTTGTAAACGACAGCCGGGCGAACTGGAAAGTTATCCGTTACGCTGATGTCTTGCTGATGTATGCCGAAGCACTGAATGAAAACGGGAAAACGAGTGAGGCGTTGGCGCCACTGAACGCCGTACGCTCACGGGCAGGCCTAAGCCCTTATGACCTTAGCGCTCCGGATGACATCCGGGAAAAAATCTATTTGGAGCGGCGTATGGAATTGGCATTTGAGGGGCATCGTTGGTTCGACTTACTGCGAACGGGCCGCGCGCTGGATGTCTTAGCTCCTTTGGGCATGCAAAGCTTTCGGGTACTGTTTCCAATTCCACTCAGCCAAATACAGGTAATTAATAATCCGGCAATATTTCCGCAGAATCCAGGCTATAATTAA
- a CDS encoding FecR family protein, whose product MKQDHKIDELIVKLSTGTITNQELEELVHWYNHFDDTEVVVPSGTGDDADQLKTRMYQRLLEQIGMQSHPKRFGVRRLWPYVAAAAVILLLIGLRVFRDDSNVGHPIDAAKVADIQPGGNRATLSLSDGRVIDLSEAQEGIVIGNELRYRDGSVVFGAGARKLEGQDPGACAGSRTAHYAILRTPKGGIYQITLSDGTKVWLNSASTLKYPVHFQGDERVVELEGEAYFDVRQQPLAFKVLSQHQTIEVMGTEFNVSAYAGDIDIKTTLVRGKVKVASGNEFSVLQPGQRSIIGAEGTHIHVQKVDVGPYTAWKNGQFHFQRTPLTEIMKQISRWYDVEVEYRNEIPQETFSGKMNRDVSLKGVLNIFQVSTIDVRLEDKKLIVNGK is encoded by the coding sequence ATGAAGCAAGACCACAAAATCGATGAACTTATCGTCAAGTTATCGACAGGTACTATCACCAACCAGGAATTGGAAGAGTTGGTCCATTGGTACAATCATTTTGATGATACTGAAGTGGTCGTGCCTTCCGGCACTGGGGATGACGCCGACCAGTTGAAAACCCGTATGTACCAGCGTCTGTTGGAGCAGATAGGTATGCAATCCCATCCGAAGCGTTTTGGCGTTCGTCGCTTGTGGCCCTATGTCGCCGCTGCAGCTGTTATCCTGCTATTGATAGGCCTTCGAGTTTTCCGTGATGATTCCAATGTTGGTCATCCAATCGATGCCGCAAAGGTAGCGGATATCCAACCCGGCGGTAACCGTGCTACCCTTAGCCTATCCGATGGCCGTGTCATCGACTTGAGTGAAGCGCAAGAAGGAATTGTTATCGGGAATGAACTGAGGTATAGAGATGGTAGTGTAGTGTTCGGTGCTGGAGCAAGGAAGCTAGAAGGTCAGGATCCTGGCGCGTGCGCAGGAAGCCGCACCGCACACTATGCCATACTCCGTACGCCAAAGGGTGGCATTTACCAGATTACGCTGTCCGATGGGACGAAAGTTTGGCTTAACTCGGCCTCCACCCTTAAATATCCTGTCCATTTTCAGGGGGATGAGCGTGTAGTGGAGCTGGAAGGAGAAGCGTATTTCGACGTCAGACAACAGCCATTAGCTTTCAAAGTCCTTAGCCAGCACCAAACCATCGAAGTCATGGGCACGGAATTTAACGTATCGGCATATGCCGGCGATATCGACATCAAAACCACCTTGGTACGAGGCAAGGTCAAAGTAGCGTCGGGGAATGAATTCTCCGTATTACAGCCCGGCCAGCGGTCAATTATCGGAGCCGAAGGTACGCATATTCATGTGCAAAAGGTAGATGTCGGTCCATACACCGCTTGGAAGAACGGACAGTTCCATTTCCAGCGCACACCGTTGACAGAAATCATGAAGCAAATCTCGCGCTGGTACGATGTGGAGGTCGAATACCGGAATGAAATCCCGCAAGAAACATTCAGTGGGAAAATGAATCGGGACGTATCGTTAAAAGGCGTGTTGAATATATTTCAGGTATCAACAATCGATGTCCGTCTGGAAGACAAAAAATTAATCGTTAATGGTAAATAA
- a CDS encoding RNA polymerase sigma factor, giving the protein MKVSTDQQQLLIAMRNGSEAAFTALYELHWQNLFTYVMKVVKDEDETADIIQDIFLNLWLSRDKVHRIEDLDAYLFIMARNTSLQRLAAKSKNNKLVERLQCYLAGTHQTETDKMMFGKELKEIVDKAIAQLPNKMREVFVLSREEDLSHREIANRLSISDKTVKKQVSYAIRIIRACIKAKIPILVCTLLLFI; this is encoded by the coding sequence ATGAAAGTATCCACAGACCAGCAGCAATTATTGATTGCGATGAGGAATGGTAGCGAGGCAGCGTTTACTGCTTTATACGAGCTTCATTGGCAGAATCTGTTTACCTATGTAATGAAGGTGGTTAAAGATGAGGACGAGACTGCAGACATTATACAGGACATTTTCCTTAACCTATGGCTATCACGAGATAAGGTTCACCGCATCGAGGATCTGGATGCTTACCTTTTTATTATGGCGAGAAATACCAGTTTACAGCGCTTGGCAGCCAAATCTAAAAATAATAAACTCGTGGAAAGACTACAATGCTATTTGGCCGGTACGCACCAGACAGAAACAGATAAAATGATGTTTGGAAAGGAATTGAAAGAAATTGTGGATAAAGCCATAGCGCAACTTCCCAACAAAATGCGCGAAGTTTTTGTGCTCAGCAGAGAGGAAGACCTCTCCCACCGGGAAATTGCTAACCGTTTAAGCATCTCAGACAAGACTGTAAAAAAACAGGTTAGCTATGCGATAAGAATCATCAGGGCTTGTATCAAGGCTAAAATCCCTATACTGGTTTGCACGCTCCTCCTATTTATTTAA
- a CDS encoding FecR family protein yields MNRAEIERLLVKYRQGASSPEEERLLHEWFANEAEHSKWEWQDQQQMLQMKARIKQVLDKQIYASSSPKRLTPIYRYAAAAAALLFLTIGLWYFLETDRGLKHTEASYANESVTAGSNAAILVLEDGTSLRLNDTDDPLEVTKAHRNTRKALKGEHKRTIHVPKGGNFQLTLSDGTKVWMNAQSSLTYPLSFDGKTREVSLLGEAYFEVAKDVQKPFKVQSKGDLILVTGTKFNLKAYPDEPTVAVALLEGGVNLLHEESIVSVKPGQQAVSRLGESHITCTNIDIESEIAWRNGYFVFDNQDITAVMNSLARWYNVEINFVDPPSSRKFNGTFAKSRSLEEVLNFLTKVSDIRFEQKEGRVYVMH; encoded by the coding sequence ATGAACCGAGCGGAAATTGAACGCCTTTTAGTAAAATATCGTCAAGGGGCATCCAGTCCTGAAGAGGAGCGTCTTCTCCACGAGTGGTTTGCCAATGAAGCGGAGCATAGCAAATGGGAATGGCAGGACCAACAGCAGATGTTGCAGATGAAAGCCCGAATCAAGCAGGTTTTAGATAAGCAAATCTACGCTTCTTCTTCTCCAAAACGCCTAACCCCCATATACCGATACGCCGCAGCGGCAGCTGCGCTCTTATTTTTGACCATAGGCCTGTGGTATTTTCTGGAAACAGATCGTGGACTTAAACATACGGAAGCAAGCTATGCGAACGAATCGGTCACTGCCGGGAGCAACGCTGCCATCTTGGTTTTAGAGGACGGCACTTCCTTACGATTAAATGATACCGATGATCCACTTGAAGTTACCAAGGCACACAGAAATACGCGAAAAGCCCTAAAAGGCGAACACAAACGCACCATTCATGTTCCGAAGGGTGGAAATTTCCAGCTTACCTTATCTGATGGCACCAAGGTGTGGATGAATGCCCAATCATCACTCACCTACCCGCTCTCATTTGATGGTAAAACGCGAGAGGTATCGCTGCTTGGTGAAGCCTACTTCGAAGTGGCTAAAGATGTACAAAAGCCCTTTAAAGTGCAATCGAAAGGTGACCTGATCCTAGTTACCGGCACTAAATTCAATTTAAAAGCCTACCCCGATGAACCGACGGTAGCGGTCGCGCTTCTAGAAGGAGGTGTCAACCTGCTGCACGAAGAATCAATCGTATCTGTTAAGCCCGGTCAACAGGCCGTAAGCCGCTTGGGCGAGTCACATATAACCTGTACTAACATCGACATTGAAAGCGAGATTGCCTGGCGGAATGGATACTTCGTTTTTGATAACCAAGATATAACTGCTGTTATGAACAGTTTGGCGAGATGGTATAATGTGGAAATCAACTTTGTTGATCCCCCCTCGTCCAGAAAATTTAACGGCACCTTTGCTAAATCCAGAAGCCTGGAAGAGGTACTCAACTTTCTCACAAAAGTAAGCGATATCCGATTTGAGCAAAAAGAAGGGAGGGTATACGTTATGCATTGA